AATATAGAACGTATCCGCGTTATCAAAGGTGAATTTGGCAACTAACGGAAATTGTGATATGACTGCCAACCGGTCCTTAGGATCTGTTCGGCGTCGGTTATTAACGTCAACTTTAAGAACCTTTACTACATTCATCAAAGCAAGACGACAAAACGGCGATTATTCCAGGACTCCTTTATCTGGCTTCTTTGTTACGTCAGATTGACGTCATCGATTAACTGAGCCTATCAATCGCAGCACGGAGCCTGTTTGATGATCGTCTGTAGAAGAAAACCGGATGCGCTTTGTTACTAAACAAAAATGATAGACTAATCTTAGATTTTGACTGCAAGTCGTAGTTCGTCATCATGAAGTTACACCCTGCCTATATTTTCAAACAGTGCCACtagttttaaataataagCTATTCATGAATATATATCATATCAGATGCATCGTCAAATGTCTAAAATCAAAGTTTAAGTGTCTGTGATCTACTGTAGATGTGTTTGTTACATAAATCTAGTTTTAAATGCGGTAAATAACAAGCCACTTACTTTTTGCAGGTATACGAAATAACGCTGATTTTTCTGACGTGATAAAGGCTGCATTTGAgaattgcttttaacaaaacgtaacATTTCGGCAGTGATGCAATCCAGTGAATTACTAATTCATAAGGTGTTTATCGTCACTCGGTCATATTTATTTTGCCACAAAGCATCTTTGTTGTCGTCAACATGTTGCCAGGTTTACGCGTGCGGTTGCGTTTGGCACCAACGCACTTGGACCACCAACGACTCACAGGCGGCATAAATGACAACATAGAGCCGCAAGGGAGTCACGTGGGAAATTATGGCGACGACTGGACTGCCTAATTAATAAATGAGCGGTTTCAATTGTGCACATGGGTGTCACGACCGGACGAAAGGCGACATTTTGCACTCATGCAACAGCTTTATTTAAAATCTCTTAAAGCCATCGGCGGAGGCAAGTGATCTCCAAAACCGGCCATTGCGGCGCTAATCCGACTGCAGTTCGTGGATGTTTGAATGAAAGGCGAAAGAACGTATTAGCTTTGAGCTACCTTCTCACGAAAACTAGTGGTTGTCGGGGAGTGAAAAAGAACAGCGAGAAATGCGATATGGACTCGTGAGCGTCTCCCAGTCTAGACTCGCGCTCACGCAGTTTGTTAACATACAACACGGGCTAGCCTAGTTCACAAATTGGCCGACAATCTGCGGACCTTTCCATATAATTCGATTTATTTCAGCACAAGTACTGTTCTTGAACTATAGAGCCGATCATGCAACGTCAGGGTAAATACAGAATACTTCTGGCGTCTTTGAAAATCGTTGTTCCGTTCGGATCTCGCGAACCTAAAGTCTTCCGTCAGTCCAATGAAAAAGGAGGTGATAGGTTGTGGAACATAGTTGTTGATTAGCAAAGCACACCAGTGAAACCTTCATAAGATACCTTGAAAGACAGGCTTGTATTGGATAGTGTGATATGTTGATTTATATTTGAAATTACTTGCTTCGTTAATTCGTACACTTACAGCAGTAGCGTGAGGTAATGTCTTATACAAGATTTGTCGCACGTCGAAGCACGAATTAATCAGTCACGACCCGACGAAAGGTTTAATTTAATCGTCAAGTAATTTCCGAAGAAGGGAAGCTGTATTGCAATTACTGTTTGGATATTAAACGATATCATTGCGACAGTTGCATTATCCTAAAGTACTAGATTAATGACATGGTTCTGTGCAAATTTGGAATGTTTGTCTCGATTGGCCGTCGGTAATTAACTCGTCTAACTGCCTGCTTTATCAAATCGTCTGGCTGTCGGGGATTCTTTCAATGTGCAAAACAAAGGCAATTAGCATGGTCTGTGTCATAAGGTTCTGTCTATACTGCGTTCCATTTGTGGACAAAACACGTTGCACACGATCATGAAAACTGCATTAGTAACTCAGCATGGAGAATTTTATCACTTAACAATAAGATTACATGCAAAGTGTGGTGTCACGGCGCGTCTCTAGACTCGCAATAGAGCCTGAGTGGTGTGCAAGACGTAAATTCAATTGCAAACTGCTTCGCAGCCGTATGGAGTTCGAATTTCTAGCTAGCTAGCTTTCTCAAGAATGGGTTATAATTTACAAATGTACTGTACGTAGGTCAGGGACTATGCGGTGTATTAATGATTTATTACTTTGCGAGGCCGCcagtttgtatttttgttttttcaccaTGTTTTAGCTTATCATTGGAGTAGTCCTCTGATAGTGTACAACTTTACATAATTTCTCCAGACTAGATCTGTAAGATTGTGATTCACACTGCAGAAGTAGTATCTAGTGGtcaaatttctgtttaaacTGGCCAGTAACTTGTGATGTTAATGGCTGGGTATCTTCAGCTTTATAACTACTACtgaaataggcctactatCACAGGCAGTGGGCAAATTGTACTGTGATATGCCTGGTGGAGTGTTTGTACCTAGTAGACATATGGGTATTGGGTAAATATGGATAACCGACTAGGCTAAATTTAAACTATATTCTACATGATTGCAGTGGACCAGTACTGATAGAAACAGGTTTCAGATTTTCTAGACTATGGTAGTTTTTGCTATGTCATAAGTCTTTGATGCGTCAGCTACTAGGTGTTGCATGTCTGAGTTTTGTGTGTCACATCATAACATTTTTTGATATAATTTAGGTTTACCATGTTCTTTAGTTTTTTATTACGTTACACCTTGTATGACTTGTAGCATTATAGCATAATTGCTATGCTTTTCCTGGTAGAGTTGTTACTTGTAGAAGAAGTACTATAGCACAAAATTGCTTTTGATCTTGTATACATGTATACTCAAACTCCAAATAGTGCTTATAATACATGTAATGCACATAAATAGTTTTCTGCACTTTTTCTTATATATGAAGAAGTCTCatatttataaaactttttcaaatgtaaGAAAATAAAGATTTATATAAAGATGCAGCCTAATCCTAATCATTCAACTAACTTTGTGTTCAGGTCAACCTAAACatgttcaaaagtttgttaaaaGTGATTCTGTTTCTTTAAACTAATGAAAACCATGAAGTCCAAATGTGTCCGAATGTTCCCATGTTAAGTTTGTATCGCAAGCGGCAGCTAAGGAGAAAATTAAGGAATAAAGTACAGAAGCTCGCACCAAAAGAAGCTTGCCAGTTGGTTTACGAACTACTCAACATCTTTGAAGAAGCACAATTGGAAACCCTATTTCTTGCGCTGGACTCAAGGGGTGGAAATTGCACAGGGTGCATTCCCCCTCAACCCCCCCTTTTAGGGGTGGACCCACAGAATATTGTCGTGGCAATGTGCAAAGCGTATCGTTGGTTGGATATAAGTTCTACAACTCAGCTTCGTAAAATGCCTTTTTGTGACCATCCCATATGCCTCAATCCATTTCATTACACAAAGTTCACTGGTAAGTTATGGAAATATTGCTAGACTCTAGTGATCTAGTCTGTAGTTACTACACAATGCATGATATGCGTGTTTATGTGTTCTGATATTATGATAATGAGTCAAACCAAACTTTGTAGTAGGTAATATACAGAATTTTCGTTGATGTTTACCTATACTGACATGTGTCAATATTTACAGATATACCGCTTACCTCACTAAATATGTTCCAGGAAGATTTTAACTTAAATGGTAAGTTTCCTACTTCGTATCAGATAATATTATCCAAACAAACGTATTTGAGCCTTGAAACACCTATAGAAGCTGTATAATGACTTAGGGCTTTTTGCAACGATTTAGAAAGAGGCAATATATCTTTAACGTTTTGCTTGAATTTCAGATGAAGAAATGTTTGAAACAGAAGTTGGTTTTGGGTCCATGTCCACGTCGATAGGTTAGTTACTGCGTGTTGTATTCATTGGCAATTTTTTTGCCTTCTCTTAGTGCCCTACCGTGAAGTATTTTACAACCTTACCAGcgttttatattttgattgacacgcattttgttaaaataccATTGATGGCACTTAACGTCCTATTTAATATCTATTAATAGTCCTTTTCTGTCCAATTTAATTGTTGCAGTAACTATGAGTGATGTGGTGAAGGGTATTGTTAAGCTTTACTGTAGGTTTGTGGTCGCGGTTTTTAATGGGATCATAAAATTCATCAAAAGCTGTGTATTTCCTCTTTTTTCAGCATGTTTTCACCGTACGTTTTTGATCTGATTGATGAAGACTTTAGTCTCGAAAGTGGGTTTCAATGCAGTTAAAATACTATTTTCATTGGATAACGCTTACTGccccaaaaaatattttatcattaaaatttgaaaatcttATGTTAGGCTGTTTTCTTGCAAATTCTCCTAACTGTACGAAAACGAGCCAACAAACAATTAATCTATTACCATGTAAAGCTGCACATGCAATTAACGAAGTCGTTCAAGTCTATTTCATAGGTATTCCAATTCCTGAGTTTGCAAAATTACGATCGTGTGTGAAACCCGCAAACTCCTTTTTGTAATGTACCGTATATAAATTGTATActaaaaattgctttgtcGTCACAAATCTGCCTTTATGCGTGGTGGTATGTGACTCGTTGGCGCCAGGGAGGTTCTACTCATGAATGAAATGAATTTAAACTCCAACAAGCGGTCTTTTGTCGTTTTCATTGTTCCCCACTTCGCATTTTGTAATCTATCTTATCAGTAACTGATCATTTAGCTTAGGCATGACTGTCCAATGTCCATTGTCCCTAGACCTTGCCTAGACACTTACTTGATTGGTTTAGCGTTTCAAGTGCACAAGTTTGGAATATTTTTGCAGTCGGTAATCGTTACATTTATGATGTTTAGTTAATTTTGAAGAGTAATACGAATTTATTAGCTCATATACTCCGCAAGCACGCAGTGTCAACGCTTCTTGGCGAGAATCCGAAACAATACTTTTCAGTGTTAAATAGCCAAGTCGCAATAAATGcgataaaattaaaagttaaagtaCTTCCTTGCGCAAGCAAACCCTAACCCGTAGGACACCAACCGTTGTTTATATTGAAGCGGATCCCAACTTGCTTTTTGGTTAAAATAATAGCatgtatttttatcattgttCTCCAAGGCTACGCCACTTCGTTGATGAAGATTTATGGAATCGAACCGACTCGATCATTGaatgattttatttcaacatttaGGGTCTTGGGTTAGAGATGTCTTTACACACGGAAGCGTATTAATTACATCAGTGAAGAAGCTATTGctgtttttaaattgtgtgttttttaacaaagaatGTTGAAACCAgattaaaagcaaatatagCGATTAACTGGCCAGTTCGGCGGCATAATACTTGACTATTTCTGGTAATGACCGTTTTCTCTAAGAGTTTAATCCATTTTTTCGTTGGCCCAGTGTCACGAAATTTGTGTAAGACAAAAACAGTACGTCAATGTCTTGACGCCAGATTTAAAAGATAATGGCAGCTTCTTCATAGCACAACGCTACTTCGTCATGTATGTGGCGTCGCCTGGTAATACTAATTAAGTGCAACCGCCTCACAGTCTTGTCTATCGGTTGGTAAACATGAGAACGCGTACGTCCGCCGTGTTTGGTTCGTGCTTGTGGTTTAAACGAGTTTGAATGcggtaaaaatataaatctgAATTCGATTTTGGCGAATTCGCACAGCAATATTGTAAAGCGGTCGTTTTTGATACGCGCAGGCAGTTTTTGTACAGAAAATTTTACCTTACCGCGCGGGGTCTTAGTTTAACTTTTCTCGTAGTTTATCTAACGCTCTTCCGACACTGATTTCACTCCTGCACCGCACAGGTAATTCTTTATGACCGGCCAAGCGGATCGTGGATCTACCttagtgtttgtttgaaaGACGCGCACTGCCGCGAAGACCATTGTGACAACATTATGTGTCCTTATGTTTTGTTACAAGACACGGCATCTCTTTAGTTTCTTACGAAACGGTCCTGGCCGCTATCCAAATAAGAAGCCTTAACTTGGCCGGTTGCTTGAGTAAACCGCGCGTTGTACCAATAACCCTTTCTGTCACTGCCATAGCACCCGAACTACTTTTTCAGCGTTTTACCAAAGCACAACTGCGTTTTGCGGAGTGTTTTGAGCGCTGTTTCCAATATAAAAAAGCATACGTACCTTGTCTTAACAAAACACCAATTTTCATGCACAAATATACCGTATATTAAAAAAGCACGACAAAATGACTTTTTAGGCATTTTGCATTTGCTTGTTACAGAAAGCCCCGACTCCGAGAGTAATATTTGAGTTGGGATTGTTGTAGCCTTGTAGGTATAATCTCAGCCATCGTTTACTTACATGCGGATACGAAAGTGAACGAACGACATTAGAACACGATCTAATACTGTACTATACTTGAATTCTTCCCGTAGCTTTATACTTTATACCGTAGCATACTTTAGTGGACGTGCGTTTAGCgtttggaatatttttagTATTCATAACGTATCTCATTGGCGTGAATACTAACTGATCTTTGGAGTATTActcatttttcaattaaaatttttctgagaTTTTTCTATAGCAGGAAATGATTAAATTGAAGTTCAATTTTAAACTCGTCAgttaaaccaaacatttttatgcattGAGATGTAGAACACAAACACTTAGTAAAAGGCTTCTTTAATCTCGTTTAGTTTGCAATATCTTGCAAAGGAATTGGTAATTTTAAAATAGATATTCTTTACTCATTTTTAAATGGGAAACTTTTTAGAAGAAACTGTAGAGGCTCTTTTCCACAAAGCTAACTTACTCTTGTATTGAGCCAACTCAAAGctaagaaaacttttttgtgatTGTAAGATGAACAGTCAGTAGTTTGTTgcgttgtttttttaatttcaacgtttattaaaatgtatgaATTTGGTCTATAATTCGTCGAAAATTCCAGGTGTATTGTTTTCTTCGCCGAAAATGGGTAGTTCGGTCTATgaagtgtttttgtttgttgaattATAGAATTTGTGTCGGGACGTAAGAAAATAACGGCCGAGTCATTACCAGATCCAACCCCAAGTTTCTCATAAAAAAATGAGTGTCTTATCGATTTTTCGACCTAAAGAGTTGTTTTTATAACgtataaaaaacatttgacGGACCTGTGCGTAATATTTACTGTATAGGTCATAAATGCACCGCATCatcattttatatttacttagaTGTATGTATATTACAAATTAGTTTatcttaatttttttcgtAAACCTTTTCATAAACATAAATTGCTGACTGGTTGTTTAAACATCCAATCTATGGATAGAACGGCGTCACTGGGGCTCGTAATACGTAATACTAACCGGTTTTCCAAATCTAACTTTGACGCTGATGTTATTAGAATATATTGTAAGTATATCGTATAATAAAAGTCCGGAGCCAGACTAATAAACGCCGCAGTGCTCGCCGTCTACCGATCCTCAGGCACGCGACAGAAATAGGTATAATAGAGATAACATTTTGAAAGAAAGCAATCGACTTGGGCCCACTCACGTTTCATAAAGACTGTCGCCGAGAGATTTTACTTAAACTTTTATAAGGTCCTTTCCCAAATCCCCAGCCTTTCTGCCGTGACGAAGCCACGCGACTTTGTGTCCCCAAACCAAAACCACAGTGGCACCAGTATGCCATTATTGacctttttttcaaaatgcgTCTTGCTTTTGCGTCGCCACGTAAGGTCCACGGCGTCAGTACGTCGGTCTTTATTTTCTAATTGCAGTGCATTGGCATTACGATTTTGCCTAGTTCTGTTTTTAAAAGCGTTTCAAATACAGCTGTAATTGCACACCGTTTCCTAATACTTCCGCAGTAATAGCGATGGGAATTGTTTCTGAGGTAAAATTGCATGCTTTGATGAAACATGCTGTATTTCGTTCCAACTCTCTCACGACATTTATACGTAAGGGGTAACATTTGATTtgcttaaaaacaaataacgtCGGTATGTCGTGTAATGTATTAACAGCTAATTTCTGGCTATCTGCACGTTCATAATCCACGTTGTTTGTTTCGCAGATGACGATAACGACGTCATTATTCCGTCTCCGCGGACACCTCCGCCAGCTGCTCCGTATCCGATGCGTACCCGTTCCCACAGCGCCGGATGGTGCTCCCTTGCTTATTGGGAGGGCCGCAACCGTATCGGAAGATTGTTTCCCGTCCACGAAGATTATGTCAACGTTTTTGAATTCTTGCCAAAAGGCGACGGCCTCTGTCTTGCcgcgatgacgtcatcaaatcCAGAATCGAAAAAGGTGAAAAAGACGATTGGTCACGGCGTTACCATAGCGATCGACCGGTTACGTCAGGTGTGGTTATTCAATCGGGGCGAGCACGCGATTTTCGTGCACTCACCTGTACTTGAACCAGCAACGTCGCGCACCCAACTCGTCCATAAACTTCACAGCGACCATTGCATGAGGGTGTTTGACTTTGGACTCGCCACCAAACTGCGAACTGTTAAGCCCCATGTGGGTCCATACGAAGCCCAGTCCGTTCGTTTAAGCTTCACAAAGGGCTGGGGCGGACCAAACTACCGAAGGCAATGTATTACTACTTGCCCGTGCTGGTtggaaattttatttaacGCAAATTCGAACGATTCGTTGTGACGCGTCTTTCGTCAGagtgttttttcttgtttatgatgtcatcattCCGTTTCAGCGATGTCCACGTGTTactgttgtattttttttctttttatgaaatttttcttcatgtttttctttaaccgcaaaataaattatttcaaagtaaAGTTACGACTGATTTTGTCCTTATACAGAGAGTTGCTGCTCGCTGGTTTGTACTGCATTGCCGCCACCTAACGGCGACTAATGCGCCGCTTCAATATCTGCATTAATTTTCACGAAATACGACTTATCTTTTTTTCCAGATGGTCTAACACTGCTAgcaaaaaattgtatttagatctttttttggaaaaagcgCTCCGTAAGGTTATACGCTAATGGAAACATTCTCCAAGTCAAAACCAGAAACCTTGATGTCATCGCCTGCTTTCTTGTTTTAAACTCAAACCAAGAATAGCTTGACTCCGGCTTCAGGGCGAGATGTATAATCACAACTTGTGCTAGACATGAACGATTGgcaagaaagaaaatattaaatcaGCATCCGTGACCTTATTTCTTACTGTCTACATGTGCTGTGTGCCACATAGTTTATCCAGAACTAATTTTTTGGTATCGGATGTGTTGTGTAGCGTTATTTTATCAGAGACAAATCCGAACGCGCTTTTGTCGTAAACAATAAACCATGAAATGCTCGATATATAGTTTACATAATAGTATAGTTAGGAGATATAGTTTACATAGTAGCCTATAACATACAACTTACAGGAACATAGTATACATTGCTGCCAAAGCGCACTAAGACTTCCCCAGGGCGAATTAATTTCGAGGAATCTAACAAAAATTCCCTTAGTTCGTTGTCCGCTGAACTTACTTCTAGTCTCCGCTAAAGTCGAAGATTTAAGTTACGTTTCAAAAACCTGCTTAAAAATGTCATCATTGCAACCTGTCACAGAATATCTGTAAAAGTAGCGGACATGATTGATGTTGCACGTAACAAGGAATCTAATACGTCAGTTCATCCAATGTCAGTTACAAACCGTTTTGCCGCAGGTCGCACAGAAGTGCAAGTTATTTGAACAACCTTATTTCCTTGATCGCATTAGTCGCGATGTTGCTGCTTTGTCCGCTTACACGATATTTTCAACACTACATTCGGAGGAaatgtttcgtttttttttcgaaaaattcTGTTTCATATCGAACCCACAAATTACCCTTTGTTACACTTACATCTTAAGGACAagttaatgtttaaaaatttaacttactaTGACATTCTTACTGCGTAATACTGAAAAACCAATAAACCATCCTCATTGGAACACTAGCATCGTCTAACGGATAAGTGTAGTACTTCAATATGGTTTTTGCTTATtggaataaagttaaaaatcaaTGTCTTCACAAAATACTGTAACTTATTGGatagaaaaataaaagaaaaaatgggATCTAAAAATGTGGTGAACACAATACAGGGTTACTATAGCGTACTATTGGGGTATTTCTAATGTGCCTACCAGTCTTCCTCGTGCGAGAGTGACAACCTAGTCGTCAAACTCGAGTCGCAAGTAATGCCGAGTTGAGTTATTTGGAAAATAAGTGACAACAATAGGTGATCAGTGTCATTGCTATAAGTCCCgagtcaaatcaagtcaatTGATATGTGAAGCCAAGTCATACAATATGCAAAAATATAGCTCCCGAGAGGTTAAGAAGTTTTGAGAGACCGCGTCCGTTAAAATTTAACCTAATTTCTTGCTGTAGTTGCAGAAGTTTGAGAGAACGTTGGACAAATTTTAGAAAACGTTTTGGGcccaaaaaacacttttttttcgaaaaaaagcGGGAGCCAAGTATGTCTAAAACTCCATGGGGTAGAAAGtttcagtaaaaatttttcttgggTCGTAAAGCCCATGCCTTTCTCATGCTGACACATGTTTTCGAGACCTCTCCAATCATTTactcttgttttttttctatcttaTTTGCATCGACTTTTATCGGCTATGATCGTTGCATAATATAGTTGAGTTTTATGGCATAAAATTTATGAAGACGACACTGATATGGAAAAGAAAAtgcacatttttaaaataattacttgATTGTCAGCTACAGTTGGTTGCTTATCAGTGCTTTTACGAGAATATTCTTATTAGCTTTGGTATTAACTATATTAGGATATTATTAACCATATGCAGCATAGTTGCAGTATAGAAAACTTCCGATGgcttattttcaataaagttgaACCTGCGGCGTATTATTCTTACTGTATAAAGCGATCTTGTTGAAACCTTTTAGGATTCTGTATTTCTTTCTGATCGATCTGTGACCATGCCCAGTCAACATATAATTGAAGTAAGGCATACTTTGCACGCACTTATTgcatttcttttttgcaatgaATACATTTAACGATTTTTTATCTTAACGGTGTTTCcgttttaaattaaacatttccgTTCCGTTTTTCCTTCTTTTGAAAACTCTTTGTCAATTAATTACAACGATGATTTCTACACGAAAAATAAATCTGTTTTAAAGCATGTTAGTTGTTACCGGCCTTTTTCTAGTGCTGGTTCGAAGagacctgcagttaactaTAGGATTGTATTTCAAACCGGTAAAAACCAGGCACGTCTACACAGCAGTACAGGCATCGGTAGAATGTCCATCATCACTCGTTCGACAACAGGCAAGGCGTTATCACATTTATCAGTGCTTCTGGCCGAAGGCAGAAAATACAAAGGCACGTCAACCCAAGCAGAAAACAACGTAACATTAGTTACTTTGTGTGatataaaacaagttatttttttttaatttgatctaaaaaaattacttaTTGAAGCGCAAATCTCCTTCATCTTTAAGTTGCTTTCATTAAGTCATAAACTTATATGATGGACCTGTTCGGTTCGGTGGTGTGTTTAGTTCACTTTGTAGATGAACTCCTGATCACACCATCAGGTTAGGAACCGCAGAACGGTTGAAGGTGCGTCTGGGCAAACGTTTATGAGTCCCAAAAAGTCGGGAATACTTTTCACATCCAGAATGTTTGATTTTTCGGGCCGATTTTCTATCGCCTGCTTATAGACGTTGCTTTGCAGTAGTTGCAGTTAATGTTGCCTTTATGTTTGACTGCTACAGTAGTAAAAGCCCGACCACTTACACGATTAACGTAAAGTTGAATTCTAATTGACTGTTACGGATAGCTGTCTTATTGGCTTGACATCAATAAGCACAAGTGTTGATATTGATTTACCGGTAACTTCATTACATTGTTTCTTCGTTGATTGACATATCGATGTACAATACTGACTCGAGACAGCAAAGTAACAA
The Clavelina lepadiformis chromosome 4, kaClaLepa1.1, whole genome shotgun sequence DNA segment above includes these coding regions:
- the LOC143452586 gene encoding mothers against decapentaplegic homolog 6-like is translated as MCPNVPMLSLYRKRQLRRKLRNKVQKLAPKEACQLVYELLNIFEEAQLETLFLALDSRGGNCTGCIPPQPPLLGVDPQNIVVAMCKAYRWLDISSTTQLRKMPFCDHPICLNPFHYTKFTDIPLTSLNMFQEDFNLNDEEMFETEVGFGSMSTSIDDDNDVIIPSPRTPPPAAPYPMRTRSHSAGWCSLAYWEGRNRIGRLFPVHEDYVNVFEFLPKGDGLCLAAMTSSNPESKKVKKTIGHGVTIAIDRLRQVWLFNRGEHAIFVHSPVLEPATSRTQLVHKLHSDHCMRVFDFGLATKLRTVKPHVGPYEAQSVRLSFTKGWGGPNYRRQCITTCPCWLEILFNANSNDSL